Within the Geoalkalibacter sp. genome, the region TCTCCCAGACCGCCCAGTTCGTCCAGACCGGCAACGCCCAGGCGGGGATTCTGGCCCTGTCCCTGGCCATGGCGCCCGCCCTCAAGGACGGTCATTACTACCTGATTCCCGAGGAGGCGCACCTGCCGCTGGAGCAGGCCTTCATCGTCACCCGCCGGGCGCGGGATAATCCGGCGGCCAAGCTTTTCGCGGAATTCGTCGCCGGCGAACAGGCGCGCGCGATCCTCGCCGAATACGGCTTCGTGCTGCCGACGCAACCCGTCCAAGGGCAATAACCATGAACCGGCTTCGCGGAATCGTCCGTGAGATCGACAGCCACGGCAGCATGTCGTTGGTGGAGATCGCCGTCCAGGGCGATCTCTTTTCCGCCTATGTGCTTGAAACGCCCCGCACCTGCGCCTACTTGCGCGAGGGGGCGCCCATCGATCTGCTGGTGAAGGAAACCGAGATCTCCCTTGCTCGCGCGCCGCTCGGCGCCATCAGCATGGGTAACTGTTTTTCGGCCCGGGTGCGCGCCGTCGAGGAAGGAAAGCTGCTGACGCAGGTCGTTCTCG harbors:
- a CDS encoding TOBE domain-containing protein, coding for MNRLRGIVREIDSHGSMSLVEIAVQGDLFSAYVLETPRTCAYLREGAPIDLLVKETEISLARAPLGAISMGNCFSARVRAVEEGKLLTQVVLDYKGLRVTAVLGARAVRRMQLVADEEVLWLFKSTELTLAEALA